One Campylobacter sp. RM16192 genomic region harbors:
- the argC gene encoding N-acetyl-gamma-glutamyl-phosphate reductase, whose product MNVGIIGVSGYTGFELIKLLLNHPKFKINYLAASSESRIEEIFPSLKSVFEFDVKVADAKEAAKKCELVFLALPHQEAMKYAKELLSLGVKVVDFSADYRLSQALYEKNYCEHLDPKNLANAVYGLVELNRDRIKSANLIANPGCYPTASILDIAAFLPYIDRDFGVIIDAKSGVSGAGKKASTTTHFVSVNENANAYNPIKHRHSDEIKEQISLLAGTQIPTLFVPHLLPITRGMLVSVYAKLNSQIEPLEILRKFYKNEKFIRIIDKPSNIKDVAGTHFCDITAYISEDKIFINSAIDNLLRGASSQALANANLMSGFEESLALPTLTVMP is encoded by the coding sequence ATGAATGTAGGAATAATAGGGGTTAGCGGATATACTGGATTTGAGCTAATAAAACTGCTTTTAAATCATCCTAAATTTAAGATTAACTACCTAGCTGCAAGCTCTGAGAGTAGAATAGAAGAGATTTTCCCATCTTTAAAGAGTGTTTTCGAGTTTGACGTAAAAGTAGCGGACGCTAAAGAAGCTGCTAAAAAGTGTGAACTTGTATTTTTGGCTCTTCCCCATCAAGAGGCGATGAAGTATGCCAAAGAGCTTTTAAGCTTAGGTGTAAAGGTTGTGGATTTTTCTGCTGATTATAGGCTAAGTCAAGCCCTTTATGAGAAAAATTACTGCGAACATCTGGATCCAAAAAATTTGGCAAATGCCGTTTATGGACTGGTAGAGCTAAATAGAGATAGGATAAAATCGGCAAATTTAATAGCAAATCCTGGTTGTTATCCTACTGCCTCTATTTTAGATATAGCTGCGTTTTTGCCATATATCGATAGAGATTTTGGTGTTATAATCGATGCAAAAAGCGGTGTCAGCGGTGCTGGCAAAAAAGCAAGTACAACAACTCATTTTGTAAGCGTAAATGAAAATGCAAACGCTTATAATCCTATAAAACACCGCCATAGTGACGAGATAAAAGAGCAAATTTCTCTTCTTGCCGGCACTCAAATCCCAACTCTCTTTGTGCCTCACCTGCTTCCTATAACCCGTGGAATGCTAGTAAGCGTATATGCTAAACTAAATAGCCAGATAGAGCCCTTGGAAATTTTGCGTAAATTTTATAAAAATGAGAAATTTATTCGTATCATTGATAAGCCTTCAAATATAAAAGACGTTGCGGGAACGCACTTTTGCGATATCACAGCCTATATAAGCGAAGATAAAATTTTTATAAATTCAGCCATTGATAATCTTTTAAGAGGAGCTAGCTCGCAAGCCTTAGCTAATGCGAATTTGATGAGTGGATTTGAAGAGAGCTTGGCTTTACCAACTTTAACCGTAATGCCTTAA
- a CDS encoding UDP-2,3-diacylglucosamine diphosphatase, whose amino-acid sequence MSQTIIKNGAIFIADAHENENRRHFLKFLKSLKEGEIKTSQLFIMGDMFDFLSDFCDYSLEFASEYIKLLDELGERMEIHYFEGNHDFNLSKIFKNINVYPIEKQPANFLTQNQESVQIAHGDIFLPFVDKYALRFLRLKLFLKSINFIDNILNFKISKAIFTKLRDKNLSYKILNFREIIARHLVNFDAKFVIEGHFHQGEIIKFENYEYINIPCFAYDQSYFVVEYDKNIKFANTRGQNV is encoded by the coding sequence ATGAGTCAAACTATTATAAAAAACGGAGCGATTTTTATTGCCGATGCTCACGAAAATGAAAATCGTCGCCATTTTTTAAAATTTTTAAAATCCCTAAAAGAGGGCGAGATAAAGACCTCGCAACTTTTTATAATGGGCGATATGTTTGATTTCTTATCCGATTTTTGCGACTATTCGCTTGAATTTGCGAGTGAATATATAAAACTTCTTGACGAGCTTGGAGAAAGGATGGAGATTCATTATTTTGAAGGAAATCACGACTTTAATCTTAGTAAAATTTTCAAAAATATCAATGTCTATCCTATTGAAAAACAGCCTGCAAATTTCTTAACTCAAAATCAAGAGAGCGTTCAGATAGCGCATGGAGATATATTTTTGCCTTTTGTTGATAAATATGCTTTGAGATTTTTAAGGCTAAAGCTATTTTTAAAATCTATTAACTTCATTGATAATATTTTAAATTTTAAAATTTCAAAAGCGATTTTTACAAAACTTAGAGATAAAAATTTAAGCTATAAAATTTTAAATTTTAGAGAGATTATAGCTAGACACTTAGTAAATTTTGACGCTAAATTCGTCATTGAGGGACACTTTCATCAAGGAGAGATTATAAAATTTGAAAATTATGAGTATATAAATATTCCTTGTTTTGCATACGATCAAAGTTATTTTGTAGTAGAATATGACAAAAATATTAAGTTTGCCAATACAAGGGGCCAAAATGTTTGA